CAAGGGCCGAAAAGAAGAACTGGAGCTTGCAGTGCAGTTTGCAAGCTGTGTGTGTGCGTGCCGAAAACCCAAGAGTGATGCTGGTTTTATCGTTCAACAAGGCATGACACGACGACTGGCCTGTGAGTTCTTAGCTTGTATCTCTCAACCATGGCATGACATGTTTGTATCTGTTCTGCTAGTTTAAACAAATATTCTCTTATCCCAGTTTGACACTTTAGCCTTTCAAGTTGCTGGCCTTAATAGTAGTGACAAATAACAGATTGAAAAACACATTGACTATTTCATTGCCCCCAATAAGCAGCCAGAACAGTCATCCCTGTTGAGCATTGAAAATGAAAAATTGAACTTCCAGCGCAAGCGGAGCCATGGCCTCAAAATAACAGGTAGCTGGTATAAGACAAACTCTGGTGATAGGTTGTTAATGTATTATACCCTGATTTGGGTTTGACCGAATCTTTCATTAAACCAGTGTATGAGCTGGCCCTAGGACTGATAAGCACGTTGACCCATTTGCTTCGCCCAATAAGCAGCCAGAAGAGCCATCCCCAGCTAGCATATAAAAAACAAGAGCTGAACTTCCGGTGCATCTTCACCATCTCCTTCCTAATCTTGCTCTCTCAGGTTCAGGTCTCCGGAGGCTAGCCCTGCTGCAAGCAAAGCCATGGCTTCCAAACAGATGGTGCATATGAATCAAGGACAAGGCGAAACTAGCTACGCTCACAACTCCAGTTTTCAGGTAATTTCTGCTCTCTTAATTAGCTGAAGAGTGTTGTTTCTACGGTACCTTCTCCTGAAACTTGGCTTCTGAAGACTGTTTCAGCAGGAATTTGCTCATAATATATCTTATATTACTAACAACTAAACTAGCACCTTATAGTAAAATAAAAACAATATTGGGAAAGATTGAACTAGATTTCTGAAGAAGTACAAGTCGTCTGCAGAGTGCTGAGCAGAACAGGATGAAGGCCCTGATAGAAGCAGCGGTCGTCGAATTATGCAGCAACACCACCACCTTGTCGCACGGGAAGGTGGTGATTGCGGACTTGGGCTGCTCCTCGGGCCCAAACGCGGTAGCACTGGTGTCCATCGCCCTTGAGGCCACCCACAGCCACTTTCTTCAGTTGCGGCAGCCACCTCCGGAAGTCTGTGTGCTCCTCAATGATCTCCCATACAACGACTTCAACGCGGTGGTGAAAAGCCTGGTTGCGGTCCGGCAAATCGGTGAGCCTGTTGTTGTAACTGGTGTTGTACCAGGGTCATTCTATGAGAGGCTCTTCCCTAGTGGCTCCGTGCATCTTTTCTGTTCATCCAACAGCCTTCATTGGCTATCAAAGGTATTGAGTCTGACACCACTCCAGTAGCATTCGCCCCTTCACTATCTGATCGTTCAGAGGCACAGGCTCCTGAAGATTTAAGGATGAAGCAAATCCCGGCGTATGACATGGATGAGAACGTCAGGCGTGAAAGACTCCCAGTGGTCGCTGGAGCTTATGCACGACAATTCAAGAAAGATTTCACACTTTTCCTGCAGCTGAGAGCCAAAGAATTGGTCCCAGAAGGCCGGATGGTTGTTTCCCTCCCGGGGAGGCGTTCTGATGAGCCTGTCACCGAGACCTCTCTCATCTGGGGAACTGCAGCTCAGATTTTAGGCGCCATGGCCTCAGAGGTGAATACATCCTTTACTTTTTAACCATGCTGTTATTTGCTAATGAGCATTTTTTGGATAACTAACAGGGTGTGATTGACAAAGAAAAGCTTGATTCTTTGTACATACCGGTGCATGGACCTTCCGATGAAGAGCTGAGAGAGATCATCCAAGAAGAGGGCTCCTTCTCAATCACAGAGATGCGGGTGCACGACCCTATAAGCGGCATGGACCGCGCCCTCCTCACCCCAAACAGGATGGTGAATAGCCTGAGAGCTGCTTTCGAGCCGATAATAGTCCAGCATTTTGGATCGCCAGCAGAGATCATGGATGAATTTGTCAGGACCGGCGAGAAGCACTTGAGCCTGCAGCGCAGCTCACAAGTCAAGCACGCCAGAAGCCCGAGGGTTATGCTGGTTGTATCGCTCACCAAGGCATGACATGACAGTTGACGTGTCGCTGCTGCTAGTCTGTATCCATCGCCAATTTGTGACATGTCTGTAAAATTCTGCATCAAACTTAATCGGATTTGTGAGAGACGGGAAAGGCGAATATATGCTGAAATTGCATTGTGAGACAAGCACTTGTCATTTTCATTTCAGCAAAGTATATGTCTCACAATGCAATTGAGTGGTATTGAAGTTCTACAAAGGTACATACATGATATTATTCCTTTGTGTTCCATGGCAATCTCATAAGAATTGGTGTTGTTCTCCCCTGGACCCATCTCTCCTGTCTCTCATCTATGCTATCACTGAGGCAGTGAGGCATGGCTTGAGATCAAAGAACTACTCGAACACAGCTTCAGCAAAAGGCAAGTCCCTGTGTACAAATTGCAAACTGATGCTGTAAATAAACTGGAGCGTGTCCGTCGCAATGCAGTGGCCATCCATCATATTCATGCACTACTTGCATGCAAATTGATTCCTGTAGAgtacaaaaaataaaaaaataaaaggtggtcgcccaccgtggggctcgaacccacgaccacaaggttaagagccttgcgctctaccaactgagctagACGGGCTGTTTTGGCTTTTGTTTTGATTTCTCACTAACTCTTCCATGTGAGACGCATAGAAGGTATCAGTCCATCCTGCTCCCCAGTCAAAAAAGCAAACACTGATAAAGAATCAAAAGTGGTGCAGGCACTACAGATTTATCTTTATCTCtatattgtactccctccgtaaagaaatataaagaaatataagagcatttagatcactagaGTGCATGCCACCAAAAGCATAATAGGAACACCGATTTAGCATTCAGAAACAACAACGGCACAGTTCAAGTTTGACGACATCTACAAAATCAATAAGCTGACAATAATGGACAAGAATTAATTAATCCGAGGTGCACGGCTACAACTTTTTTCATGCTACTTGCAAGGCTGCTCCCTTTCCTCAACAATCAGCATTTTTCATGCTGAAACAGGAGGGCGCTAGCCAGAAAGGGCGATCCCAGCAGCTACACAAGCATCAGCAAGCAGGCTCGCGGGAACAAGCACTAGGAGCCTGCCAGCGATCTACAATCAGTTAGCCCATGTTCAACTGATCAATTGTCACCAGAGGACGCTTTGCAGCCGCAGCAGCCACCGCATTCAGTTGGAAAGAAACCCTCTGGCTCTGGCTCTGAGGCTGATGTTGCTCGCTGCCCCTCTGATCCTGCGGATAGCTTGGACTAGGATTGCCAGGGCTTGCGTTGGTCCCCTCGTTGTCATCTTCCGCTTCCTCGATCTGAGTTGGCGGCTTCAATGCAGGTAGGAGTTGGTAGTTTTCGCTCAACAATGTGTCCTGTTCGGGTGGCAGAGGAATCGAGCCAGGTGGAGCAATAGACTTGGGCAGCGGGATTTTGTTCCGGCTGCGTGCCAACTCAAGTAGAACCTGCGACATCAGCAAAAAGACTTGTCATCCACCTATGCATACAGAGTACTTTGTGTCAGCTTGAGTTTCCAGGGATCTGATAAAACGTAAAACAAGCACTTGACTTCAAAGCATAACCACATGAGTTGTTCATAGCCTTTATTCCCCCAAGATGTTGTTTAGTTGCACTTCTTAGCAGTTAACACGCAAGTGGATATACTTGTGCATGACCCTCAATCTCTAATATCTTTGTACTGCCCAATATGATTCATCAACATTTTAGGTATATCTTCAGATACCAGCCCCATATACAATAAGAATCATACCCTGTTTGTTTCGTGTTTCTATAGAAGTCTAGCCATGCATTCCAAAACATTGTTTTCTACTATGCGTAGCTTGTTCCCGAAGAATTGAAGGGGTGGGAGTGGGGACATTGGTGTATCAGTGAATTGGCAGGTAACCGTCATCATGGAATGTTATGTGGGGAATTCCGTTTCGGAGGAACCCACAGGCCACTGCAGGCACACCTGAGTTGGAATTGTCTAAGAGTTCGTTCAATGAAAGAGTCTTATGTTCCCCAAGTTAAGAGTAGTTTCAATAGAACTTGCAGCAGTCACGTTCTGCAGCAGTTTTGACCTTGTATCCATCCAGGACACTAGTCTTGAGTCATGTCCCGTAGCTGCAACGACTGATGCGAGTTACCGATAAAGAAGCCTTCCCTAATCTCTGTTCGCCACTACCCATTATCTTTCTGATCTGTGCTGGCTACGGTGCCTCCTCGCCGATACCTTGTCAGCCCTATGGCATAGGCATAGCGATCTGATCTGAGGCTCTAACAGATGCTCTCCCTTCTGTGCGATTATTTGACTTGACCTACGAAGAGTGTCAAATCTAACAAAACTGAGTTTAAAGTACACATGATACTGTGGGCTCAGCTGAACATTCCTAACAAGACATGGACTAAATTGAATGTCGATCTTCTGCCCCAACTGGACTCTCATTGCATCATCTGCTACTATCTGCAGGAATTTAAATGTAGGCACTCCCTAGTTACCCACCAAGCTAGCAAAAGTTTGGTAGGTTCCAACTTCCCAAAGGATAAACGAGTCATCTTGGTCCTAGTGGTAGGGTGGTAGAATACTACTCTCtccataaagaaatataagagcatttagatcactaaagaGGGAGTGCTTGAGATGATCTGGGTTCGAATCCCACATTCCCTCCTATGTTTTCCTTATAATTTCAGTATAACAATGACTGATATGTTGGTCCCTCGGATGGGCTACAAGTGTGGAGTGTAGACAAAATGGCATTACGTGAGCTTAAATAAAAGGACTCAAACCGCAATCTCTGTGTTCCGGATGGTGGCTTTGATTGTGGAATGCATTCATTTATTCGAGAAGTTGCCCCTTATTTGAGATTTAAAAATTTCCCAAAAAATATCTCCCCCAAGAACCAGATATTAACTGAAATCTCAACAGAACACATCATTTCTTCTATCGAGAATGTTTCTGCTGTGACACATCGGCACATTCTCTGTTGTGCCTATCGTTTCCCCAATTGGAATCCACAACATTACTCCCTCCGAATCTGATGGGTTCACAGGAAAGCCGGTCCTGGATGGCTGGATCTAGAGTTTAAACTGGCACCTTGCCCTCGTGATTCACCAATTGATGAAGGTACGGAACCTAGTAATTTGTCCGAATCTAACGAAGATATATGGTACTAGGGTTTTCGGTGAGATTGGTGGTACTCTTACCTCGCGGGGCGGCGGCTGGGAGAAGGAGAAGTTGACCTTGGCCTGGATggcgaggcggacgtcgtcggcGTCGAGCTGGGGCTTGGCCGCGTGGTCGGCGTAGACCTGGGCGTCGCCGAGCACGTCCCCGACGTAGCGGTAGGCCAGGTCGAGGAACTGGTGCACGACGCGCGGCTCGTACTCGCCCTCGCCGAGCCCCATCGACCGGAGGAGCTCCCGCACCACGCGCGCGTCGCGAGGCTCGTCCGGGCCGGAGGCtcctctcgccgccgccgcggacgGAAGCGATGgccgcacgccgccgccgtcCATGCTCTGATTGCTGTGTCTTGGCTGGTCGGGGGTTTAGGGGAACGAATCAGGGTTAGATGTCGTGCCTTTTAAAAGCTGGAGAATTGCAATAGTTTCATCAAAGACGCTTTGGCCGAGTGGTTAAGGCGTGTGCCTGCTAAGTACATGGGGTTTCCCCGCGAGAGTTCGAATCTCTCAGGCGTTACCTACCAATAATTTTTATCTTTATTTTAGCAAGTAATATTgtcatcgtgctaaggccccatagcaccaacgcaccagaacagcaaTTGCCGCCGATGAACAGAAATATAGATCGGATGGATCCAACCTGTAGACACATGAACACACACCAACGAAGACAGGATCCACGTGGATCCACCAAAGACAACCGCCGACCGAATCCCGAGAGATTCGCCGGACACAAACCTCCAcacgcaccagaacagcaactgCCGCCGATGAAGAGAAATGTAGATCGGATGGATCCAACCTGTAGACACATGAACACACACGAACGAAGACAGGATCCACGTGGATCCACCAAAGACAACCGCCGACCGAATCCCGAGAGATTCGCCGGGGACAAacctccacacgccctccgaCAATGCTAGAAACACCATCGAAACGGGGACTAGGCGGGGAGAAacttattccatcttcagagaGCCACCAATAATTTTTATCTTTATTTTAGCAAGTAATATTTTTTCTGTGGCTTATTTCGATCTACACCAAGTCTTTTTTGCGAGAAAAacttattccatcttcagagaGCCACCACCGCCTCGCCTCTCTCATCAAGACACAAACCCTTAGAAAACTCAAAAAAACATGAAGAAACAgagccctcccgccggcaagGGCCGGGATCCACCACGCCTCTATGGCCCTAAGACCACGAGAGATGAGGTAGACCGACGGCGGCACCAACAGGAGGCACGAGAAACCCTAGTCAAAGGGTCTTCTTTCTTCCCGTGGAAGAAAGAAAACTATCTACTCCAAATTTAGCTTCATAATAAATACGTTTCCACTTTCCAGTGTTTCGTTACCTACTTTTCCTACCAATACTTTTTCCTTTCTTTCCACGAGTAATATTTGTTTTCTCTGTTGCTTATTTCTATCTACTCCAAATTTGGCTTCATAATAATACGTTTACGCTTTGCAATGTTTCGTTGCCTAGGTGTTGGTACTTActtcctccgttccaaattactcgtcgtggttttagttcaaattacTTCATAATGATCAAAAGGTCACTTTGGAACAGATGATAGGAGCACTTTCTTTTGAAAAGGTTGAATCTCTCGGGTGTTGATATTTATTTTCTTCCAATACTTTTTCCATTTTTTTGCGAGTAATTTTTTTCTATGGCTTATTTCTCTCTACCCAAAATTGGCATCCTAATAATGCGCTTCCATATTTTTCGTTACCTAGATGTTGGTACTTACTTCATGATGACCATGCAAAAGGAAAAACTCATGTtcaaactgttggaaatatgccctcgaggcaataataaaatggttattattatatttccttgttcatgataattgcctattgttcatgctataattgtattaaccggaaaccgtaatacatgtgtgaatacatagaccacaacatgtccctagtaagcctctagttgactagctcgttgatcaatagatggtcgtggtttcctggccatggacattggatgtcattgataacgggatcacatcattgggagaatgatgtgatggacaagacccaatcctaagcatagcacaagatcgtgtagttcatttgctagagcttttctaatgtcaagtatcgtttccttagaccatgagattgtgcaactcccggatactgtaggaatgctttgggtgcatcaaacgtcacaacgtaactgggtgaccataaaggtgcactacaggtatgtccgaaagtgtctgttgggttggcacgaatcgagactgggatttgtcactccgtatgacggagaggtatctctgggcccactcggtaatgcatcatcataatgagctcaatgtgactaagtagttagtcgcgggatcatgcgttacggaatgagtaaagagacttgccggtaacgagattgaacgaggtatggggataccgacgatcgaatctcgggcaagtaacataccgatggacaaagggaattgtatacgggattgattgaatccccgacatcgtggttcatccgatgagatcatcgtggaacatgtgggagccaatatgggtatccagatcccgctattggttattggccggaggttgtctcggtcatgtctgcatggttcccgaacccgtagggtctacacacttaaggttcggtgacgctagagttgttatgggaaatagtatgtggttaccgaaggttgttcggagtctcggatgagatcctggacatgacgaggaactccggaatggtccggaggtgaagatcgatatattggacgaagggtattggagtccggaattgctctgggagtaccgggtgacgaccagcgtgaccgaaaggtgtttcggaggccccggcaagcgttggggggccttatgggccaaggggagggggcacacgagcccactaaggggccgtgcgcccctcccaacccctctcacgtaacttggagaggtgggggcgcctcccctagggcagccaccccttcgggcttggggggcaagtttcctaggggtgggggcgcccaaacccatctagggtttcccctgtggctgccgcccctcccctagggaaccctagggcgcctcctccacccccttccccctatatatagtgagtgagagagagggcagccgcaccccttccctggcgcagcccctccctcctccaactcttcattctcctccgtagagcttggcgaagccctgcaggaataccacaagctccaccaccacgccgtcgtgctgccagagtcctccctcaacttctcctctccccttgctggatcaagaaggaggagacatccccgggctgtacgtgtgttgaacgcggaggcgccgtccgttcggcgctaggattggatcttccgtgatttgaatcgccgcgagtatgactccatcaaccgcgttcttgtaacgcttccgcttagcggtcttcaagggtatgaagatgcactccctctctctcgttgctagcatctcctagattgatcttggtgacacgtaggaaaattttgaattattgctacgttccccaacagtggcatcatgagttaggtctatgcgtagattctatgcacgagtagaacacaaagtagttgtgggcgatgatttgttcaatttgcttgtcgttactagtcttatcttaattcggcagcattgtgggatgaagcggcccgaaccgaccttacacgtacacttacgtgagacaggttccaccgactgacatgcacttgatgcataaggtggctagcgggtgtctgtctctcccactttagtcggatcggattcgatgaagagggtccttatgaagggtaaatagaaattggcatatcaccgttgtggcttttgtgtaggtaagaaacgttcttgctagaaacccatggcagccacgtaaaacatgcaacaacaattagaggacgtctaacttgtttttgcagggtatgctatgtgatgtgatatggccaaaaggatgtgacgaattatatatatgtgatgtatgagattgatcatgttcttgtaataggaatcacgacttgcatgtcaatgagtatgacaaccggcaggagccataggagttgtcttaatttatcgTATGACATGTGTGTCAATGAAAAGCGcaatgtaattactttactttattgctaaccgttagccatagtagtagaagtaatagttggcgagacaacttcatgaagacacgatgatggagatcatgatgatggacatcatggtgtcatgtcggtgacgaaggtgatcatgccatgcctcgaagatggagatcaaaaggcgcaagatgatattggccatatcatgtcactttatgatttgcatgtgatgtttgtcatgtttacatcttatttgcttagaacgacggtagcgtaaataagatgatccctcgctaaaatttcaagaaagtgttccccctaactgtgcaccgttgcgaaggttcg
The Aegilops tauschii subsp. strangulata cultivar AL8/78 chromosome 3, Aet v6.0, whole genome shotgun sequence genome window above contains:
- the LOC120961806 gene encoding probable jasmonic acid carboxyl methyltransferase 2 is translated as MASKQMVHMNQGQGETSYAHNSSFQSAEQNRMKALIEAAVVELCSNTTTLSHGKVVIADLGCSSGPNAVALVSIALEATHSHFLQLRQPPPEVCVLLNDLPYNDFNAVVKSLVAVRQIGEPVVVTGVVPGSFYERLFPSGSVHLFCSSNSLHWLSKAPEDLRMKQIPAYDMDENVRRERLPVVAGAYARQFKKDFTLFLQLRAKELVPEGRMVVSLPGRRSDEPVTETSLIWGTAAQILGAMASEGVIDKEKLDSLYIPVHGPSDEELREIIQEEGSFSITEMRVHDPISGMDRALLTPNRMVNSLRAAFEPIIVQHFGSPAEIMDEFVRTGEKHLSLQRSSQVKHARSPRVMLVVSLTKA
- the LOC109744221 gene encoding transcription initiation factor TFIID subunit 9; amino-acid sequence: MDGGGVRPSLPSAAAARGASGPDEPRDARVVRELLRSMGLGEGEYEPRVVHQFLDLAYRYVGDVLGDAQVYADHAAKPQLDADDVRLAIQAKVNFSFSQPPPREVLLELARSRNKIPLPKSIAPPGSIPLPPEQDTLLSENYQLLPALKPPTQIEEAEDDNEGTNASPGNPSPSYPQDQRGSEQHQPQSQSQRVSFQLNAVAAAAAKRPLVTIDQLNMG